From one Lotus japonicus ecotype B-129 chromosome 3, LjGifu_v1.2 genomic stretch:
- the LOC130749242 gene encoding uncharacterized protein LOC130749242, with translation MAFLLPTIRIQPSLLAQCQSKSEDKPLPQTFSPLNLKTTYQFPISSTFSSSLPTLQTPPGVQDKQQHQQPKDEFYVNLGLAVRTLREDLPLIFIKDLNYNIYRDDITFLDPLNTFTGIEKYKLISWALRFHGKLLFHEIAFEVYRVWQPSENVILIRWNLRGVPRVPWEAKGEFQGTSRYKLDRNGKIYEHKVHNLAFNFPRNIKQVSVLDLVTASCLATPNPTFLWGHLDVNTSSWISLYRAVRETLDQEGSFLPQDVLPTCS, from the exons ATGGCTTTTCTTCTACCCACCATCCGAATCCAACCTTCTCTCCTAGCCCAATGCCAATCCAAATCCGAAGACAAACCCCTTCCTCAAACTTTTTCACCATTAAATTTAAAAACCACTTATCAGTTTCCTATATCTTCCACCTTCTCTTCTTCCCTACCCACCCTCCAAACTCCACCAGGTGTTCAAGATAAGCAGCAACACCAGCAGCCAAAGGATGAATTCTATGTCAACCTTGGCCTCGCCGTGAGGACCCTCCGTGAGGACCTACCTCTTATCTTCATCAAAGACCTCAATTACAACATTTACAG GGATGATATAACATTTCTGGACCCCTTGAACACATTCACTGGGATTGAAAAGTACAAATTGATCTCCTGGGCATTAAGGTTTCATGGCAAACTCTTGTTCCATGAGATAGCATTTGAGGTATACAGGGTGTGGCAACCTTCAGAGAATGTTATATTGATTAGATGGAACCTCAGGGGTGTGCCGCGTGTCCCTTGGGAGGCTAAAGGAGAATTTCAGGGTACTTCAAGGTATAAATTGGACAGAAATGGCAAAATTTATGAACACAAAGTTCATAACTTGGCATTCAATTTTCCACGGAATATCAAACAAGTTTCAGTTTTGGATTTGGTTACTGCATCATGCCTTGCAACTCCAAATCCTACATTTTTGTGGGGTCATTTGGATGTTAACACTTCTTCATGGATATCTTTATACCGGGCAGTTAGGGAAACATTGGATCAAGAAGGGAGTTTTCTACCACAAGATGTTCTACCTACATGTTCATAG